The Stegostoma tigrinum isolate sSteTig4 chromosome 38, sSteTig4.hap1, whole genome shotgun sequence genome contains a region encoding:
- the LOC125447218 gene encoding trans-1,2-dihydrobenzene-1,2-diol dehydrogenase-like isoform X3 has product MPEDIVYVGIINPEHLKVALLMLNAGRNVLCEKPLAMNLREVQQLVSAARDKNLFLMEGLWTRFFPVSEAIRGLLKEDNMGEIKIVKAEFGTYMLETARLVEKELGGGVLLDIGCYCLQFVCMVFHGEKPESIHATGFLTEKGVDEAVTIVLKYSRKRMAMITVSMAIQLTNQATISGTKGTITVPSCMWCPTSLVVNGNVQEFPLPVPSQPLNFTNSTGLRYEADQVRQCLQRGNAFWLKECPELPLAESELIMSILDEARRQLGVVYTQDTA; this is encoded by the exons atgcctgaag ACATTGTCTACGTGGGTATCATTAACCCCGAGCACCTGAAGGTGGCTTTACTCATGCTGAATGCTGGAAGGAATGTTCTCTGTGAGAAGCCCCTGGCCATGAATCTGCGCGAAGTCCAGCAGCTGGTCAGTGCAGCCCGGGACAAGAACCTCTTCCTCATGGAG GGTTTATGGACACGTTTTTTTCCTGTCTCTGAGGCAATTCGTGGTCTGCTAAAAGAGGATAACATGGGTGAGATTAAAATAGTTAAAGCAGAGTTTGGAACATACATGTTGGAAACTGCACGGCTGGTGGAAAAAGAATTGGGTGGTGGAGTGCTGCTGGACATTGGCTGTTACTGCCTGCAGTTTGTCTGCATGGTATTCCACGGTGAAAAGCCAGAGTCCATTCATGCCACAGGATTCCTGACTGAGAAGG GGGTTGATGAAGCAGTGACCATTGTGCTGAAATACTCCAGAAAACGAATGGCTATGATAACTGTATCCATGGCAATACAGCTCACTAACCAGGCAACCATAAGTGGGACCAAGGGGACAATCACA GTTCCAAGCTGTATGTGGTGCCCAACAAGTCTGGTGGTGAATGGCAATGTCCAGGAGTTCCCACTGCCAGTTCCGTCTCAACCTCTCAACTTCACAAACAGCACAGGCCTGCGGTATGAAGCTGACCAAGTGAGGCAGTGTCTCCAGAGAGGTAACGCCTTCT GGCTTAAAGAGTGTCCTGAGCTGCCGCTGGCTGAGAGTGAGCTGATAATGAGCATTCTCGATGAAGCACGAAGGCAGCTGGGGGTAGTATACACACAAGACACAGCCTGA
- the LOC125447218 gene encoding trans-1,2-dihydrobenzene-1,2-diol dehydrogenase-like isoform X1, translated as MATRWGICGAGRISHDFMVALKTLPASEHQAVAIASRDSSRSREFAERHQIPKSYGSYRELAADPDVDIVYVGIINPEHLKVALLMLNAGRNVLCEKPLAMNLREVQQLVSAARDKNLFLMEGLWTRFFPVSEAIRGLLKEDNMGEIKIVKAEFGTYMLETARLVEKELGGGVLLDIGCYCLQFVCMVFHGEKPESIHATGFLTEKGVDEAVTIVLKYSRKRMAMITVSMAIQLTNQATISGTKGTITVPSCMWCPTSLVVNGNVQEFPLPVPSQPLNFTNSTGLRYEADQVRQCLQRGNAFWLKECPELPLAESELIMSILDEARRQLGVVYTQDTA; from the exons atggCCACTCGGTGGGGAATCTGCGGAGCCGGCAGGATCAGTCACGACTTCATGGTGGCGCTGAAAACCCTCCCCGCATCGGAACATCAG gcggTGGCGATCGCCTCTCGGGATTCCTCCCGGTCCCGGGAATTCGCGGAGCGACACCAAATCCCCAAATCGTACGGTTCATACCGAGAGCTGGCGGCCGATCCCGATGTCG ACATTGTCTACGTGGGTATCATTAACCCCGAGCACCTGAAGGTGGCTTTACTCATGCTGAATGCTGGAAGGAATGTTCTCTGTGAGAAGCCCCTGGCCATGAATCTGCGCGAAGTCCAGCAGCTGGTCAGTGCAGCCCGGGACAAGAACCTCTTCCTCATGGAG GGTTTATGGACACGTTTTTTTCCTGTCTCTGAGGCAATTCGTGGTCTGCTAAAAGAGGATAACATGGGTGAGATTAAAATAGTTAAAGCAGAGTTTGGAACATACATGTTGGAAACTGCACGGCTGGTGGAAAAAGAATTGGGTGGTGGAGTGCTGCTGGACATTGGCTGTTACTGCCTGCAGTTTGTCTGCATGGTATTCCACGGTGAAAAGCCAGAGTCCATTCATGCCACAGGATTCCTGACTGAGAAGG GGGTTGATGAAGCAGTGACCATTGTGCTGAAATACTCCAGAAAACGAATGGCTATGATAACTGTATCCATGGCAATACAGCTCACTAACCAGGCAACCATAAGTGGGACCAAGGGGACAATCACA GTTCCAAGCTGTATGTGGTGCCCAACAAGTCTGGTGGTGAATGGCAATGTCCAGGAGTTCCCACTGCCAGTTCCGTCTCAACCTCTCAACTTCACAAACAGCACAGGCCTGCGGTATGAAGCTGACCAAGTGAGGCAGTGTCTCCAGAGAGGTAACGCCTTCT GGCTTAAAGAGTGTCCTGAGCTGCCGCTGGCTGAGAGTGAGCTGATAATGAGCATTCTCGATGAAGCACGAAGGCAGCTGGGGGTAGTATACACACAAGACACAGCCTGA
- the rps11 gene encoding 40S ribosomal protein S11 isoform X1, with the protein MADNQTERAYQKQPTIFQNKKRALVGEGSKEKLPRYYRNVGLGFKTPREAIDGTYIDKKCPFTGNVSIRGRILTGVVTKMKMQRTIVIRRDYLHYIRKYNRFEKRHKNMSVHLSPCFRQPLAILCLMAFGYPGVSGGSMHSGSDPGTQANVLGAGIQIRQWQGCAERGQCDCGRVSASQ; encoded by the exons ATGGCGGATAACCAG ACTGAGAGGGCTTACCAGAAGCAGCCCACCATCTTCCAGAACAAGAAGCGAGCCCTCGTGGGTGAGGGCAGCAAGGAGAAGCTCCCCCGGTATTACCGAAATGTAGGCCTGGGCTTCAAGACCCCACGAGAG GCCATCGATGGAACCTACATTGACAAGAAGTGTCCGTTCACTGGAAATGTATCCATCCGGGGCCGAATCCTAACAG GTGTTGTAACAAAGATGAAGATGCAGAGAACTATTGTTATTCGCAGAGACTATCTGCATTACATCAGGAAATACAACCGCTTTGAGAAGCGACACAAGAACATGTCTGTACACCTATCGCCCTGCTTCAG GCAGCCACTAGCCATTCTCTGCCTGATGGCCTTTGGTTATCCTGGAGTCAGTGGAGGATCGATGCACAGTGGTAGTGATCCAGGAACccaggccaatgttctggggGCAGGGATTCAAATCCGACAGTGGcag GGATGTGCAGAACGGGGACAGTGTGACTGTGGGAGAGTGTCGGCCTCTCAGTAA
- the rps11 gene encoding 40S ribosomal protein S11 isoform X2, with the protein MADNQTERAYQKQPTIFQNKKRALVGEGSKEKLPRYYRNVGLGFKTPREAIDGTYIDKKCPFTGNVSIRGRILTGVVTKMKMQRTIVIRRDYLHYIRKYNRFEKRHKNMSVHLSPCFRDVQNGDSVTVGECRPLSKTVRFNVLKVTKAAGAKKQFQKF; encoded by the exons ATGGCGGATAACCAG ACTGAGAGGGCTTACCAGAAGCAGCCCACCATCTTCCAGAACAAGAAGCGAGCCCTCGTGGGTGAGGGCAGCAAGGAGAAGCTCCCCCGGTATTACCGAAATGTAGGCCTGGGCTTCAAGACCCCACGAGAG GCCATCGATGGAACCTACATTGACAAGAAGTGTCCGTTCACTGGAAATGTATCCATCCGGGGCCGAATCCTAACAG GTGTTGTAACAAAGATGAAGATGCAGAGAACTATTGTTATTCGCAGAGACTATCTGCATTACATCAGGAAATACAACCGCTTTGAGAAGCGACACAAGAACATGTCTGTACACCTATCGCCCTGCTTCAG GGATGTGCAGAACGGGGACAGTGTGACTGTGGGAGAGTGTCGGCCTCTCAGTAAGACTGTGCGTTTCAATGTCCTCAAGGTCACCAAAGCTGCAGGAGCAAAGAAACAATTCCAGAAGTTCTGA
- the LOC125447218 gene encoding trans-1,2-dihydrobenzene-1,2-diol dehydrogenase-like isoform X2 yields the protein MATRWGICGAGRISHDFMVALKTLPASEHQAVAIASRDSSRSREFAERHQIPKSYGSYRELAADPDVDIVYVGIINPEHLKVALLMLNAGRNVLCEKPLAMNLREVQQLVSAARDKNLFLMEGLWTRFFPVSEAIRGLLKEDNMGEIKIVKAEFGTYMLETARLVEKELGGGVLLDIGCYCLQFVCMVFHGEKPESIHATGFLTEKGVDEAVTIVLKYSRKRMAMITVSMAIQLTNQATISGTKGTITVPSCMWCPTSLVVNGNVQEFPLPVPSQPLNFTNSTGLRYEADQVRQCLQRGLKECPELPLAESELIMSILDEARRQLGVVYTQDTA from the exons atggCCACTCGGTGGGGAATCTGCGGAGCCGGCAGGATCAGTCACGACTTCATGGTGGCGCTGAAAACCCTCCCCGCATCGGAACATCAG gcggTGGCGATCGCCTCTCGGGATTCCTCCCGGTCCCGGGAATTCGCGGAGCGACACCAAATCCCCAAATCGTACGGTTCATACCGAGAGCTGGCGGCCGATCCCGATGTCG ACATTGTCTACGTGGGTATCATTAACCCCGAGCACCTGAAGGTGGCTTTACTCATGCTGAATGCTGGAAGGAATGTTCTCTGTGAGAAGCCCCTGGCCATGAATCTGCGCGAAGTCCAGCAGCTGGTCAGTGCAGCCCGGGACAAGAACCTCTTCCTCATGGAG GGTTTATGGACACGTTTTTTTCCTGTCTCTGAGGCAATTCGTGGTCTGCTAAAAGAGGATAACATGGGTGAGATTAAAATAGTTAAAGCAGAGTTTGGAACATACATGTTGGAAACTGCACGGCTGGTGGAAAAAGAATTGGGTGGTGGAGTGCTGCTGGACATTGGCTGTTACTGCCTGCAGTTTGTCTGCATGGTATTCCACGGTGAAAAGCCAGAGTCCATTCATGCCACAGGATTCCTGACTGAGAAGG GGGTTGATGAAGCAGTGACCATTGTGCTGAAATACTCCAGAAAACGAATGGCTATGATAACTGTATCCATGGCAATACAGCTCACTAACCAGGCAACCATAAGTGGGACCAAGGGGACAATCACA GTTCCAAGCTGTATGTGGTGCCCAACAAGTCTGGTGGTGAATGGCAATGTCCAGGAGTTCCCACTGCCAGTTCCGTCTCAACCTCTCAACTTCACAAACAGCACAGGCCTGCGGTATGAAGCTGACCAAGTGAGGCAGTGTCTCCAGAGAG GGCTTAAAGAGTGTCCTGAGCTGCCGCTGGCTGAGAGTGAGCTGATAATGAGCATTCTCGATGAAGCACGAAGGCAGCTGGGGGTAGTATACACACAAGACACAGCCTGA